One Salvia splendens isolate huo1 chromosome 22, SspV2, whole genome shotgun sequence DNA segment encodes these proteins:
- the LOC121786747 gene encoding uncharacterized protein LOC121786747 translates to MREIQEAQKEQRAALEMLAKQLTQVAVSLGKLKGNEATMQPPGHENISEVSLRSGKVYQGPSHPAISPPTDSGPSREEEGESSRGGQVEERGKEKVRGEASEGGQKEETERVKPYPYRGMVTRKKDATTDVASMFKDVDVKVPFLTRSDLPSKKTDPGMFTLLISIGDIQVEHAMCDLGSSINVLPYSIYRKLGEAKLVDRDIMIQLADRSCIHPEGIMKDVIVKVNKFLYPADFFVIKMTEPTAKESSGVLLGRPFLSTTSTIIDVRNGTISLDIKREQYTFNIDEAIKRPADGENVYSVDVSEPLVHEFLEEEFLNRQFTDSAVDEEVEKEVEEWFETNKVGEMNDQAVAEAITEFCERPRPTGSGKTAQVSSLAKQLDQGKPLGDEAAENPLPTEEPKPAKELKPFQRI, encoded by the exons ATGCGGGAAATTCAGGAGGCTCAAAAAGAGCAACGGGCGGCGTTGGAAATGCTGGCGAAACAACTCACTCAAGTTGCAGTATCATTGGGCAAGTTAAAGGGAAATGAAGCCACTATGCAGCCACCTGGTCATGAGAATATTAGTGAAGTATCCCTGCGGTCAGGGAAGGTCTACCAAGGCCCCAGCCATCCTGCGATATCTCCACCAACTGATTCTGGACCAAGCCGTGAGGAAGAGGGAGAATCTAGTAGAGGTGGTCAAGTGGAAGAAAGAGGCAAGGAAAAGGTGAGAGGAGAGGCCTCGGAAGGAGGTCAGAAGGAAGAAACTGAAAGGGTTAAGCCTTATCCGTACCGTGGAATGGTGACAAGAAAAAAAGATGCCACAACCGATGTGGCAAGCATGTTCAAGGACGTGGATGTAAAAGTACCATTCTTAACG AGAAGTGATCTCCCCTCCAAGAAAACTGATCCAGGAATGTTCACACTCCTAATTTCAATCGGAGACATTCAGGTAGAGCACGCCATGTGCGACTTGGGGTCATCTATCAACGTTCTGCCATACTCCATCTATCGGAAGCTGGGAGAGGCCAAGCTAGTCGACAGGGATATAATGATACAGTTGGCCGACAGATCATGTATTCACCCCGAAGGAATTATGAAAGATGTTATTGTAAAGGTGAATAAATTTCtatacccagctgattttttcGTAATCAAGATGACAGAACCCACGGCGAAAGAGTCGAGTGGAGTCCTACTGGGACGACCATTCTTGTCCACGACCAGCACTATCATAGACGTCCGCAATGGGACGATCAGTCTGGACATCAAGAGAGAGCAGTATACATTCAATATCGATGAGGCCATAAAAAGGCCAGCCGACGGAGAGAACGTGTATTCCGTGGATGTAAGTGAGCCCTTGGTACATGAGTTTTTGGAAGAAGAATTTTTAAATAGGCAGTTCACGGACTCCGCTGTAGATGAAGAGGTCGAAAAGGAAGTAGAAGAGTGGTTTGAGACAAATAAGGTTGGAGAAATGAACGACCAAGCCGTCGCAGAAGCAATAACAGAATTTTGCGAACGTCCAAGGCCAACTGGGTCGGGTAAGACAGCTCAAGTATCCAGCCTAGCAAagcagcttgatcaaggaaaGCCACTGGGTGATGAAGCTGCAGAAAACCCTCTGCCCACCGAAGAGCCAAAACCCGCGAAAGAGTTGAAACCCTTCCAGCGCATCTAA
- the LOC121786746 gene encoding uncharacterized protein LOC121786746 → MNMNTEVGAAERRMQLQELEELRLDAYDSAMWYKEKTKMWHDRNLRKKELKIGQKVLLFQSRLKLMPGKLRSRWIGPYTIIAIRANGAIELQGGDPDSPSFIVNGHRVKPYREGMEAFLVDDIPLLMPNSLQ, encoded by the coding sequence atgaatatgaataccGAGGTTGGAGCTGCAGAAAGGAGAATGCAGTTACAGGAGCTGGAAGAGCTTCGCCTGGACGCCTAtgactctgccatgtggtacaaagaaaagacgaaAATGTGGCATGATAGGAACCTTCGCAAGAAGGAACTAAAGATAGGCCAGAAAGTTTTGCTGTTTCAATCCAGACTGAAATTGATGCCAGGAAAGCTCAGATCTAGGTGGATAGGTCCTTATACCATTATCGCCATCCGAGCGAATGGAGCAATCGAACTCCAAGGAGGCGATCCTGATTCACCTTCTTTCATAGTGAATGGACATAGGGTTAAACCATACAGAGAAGGAATGGAGGCATTTTtagtggacgacattccactactaATGCCTAACTCTCTCCAGTAG